The region AGCGATGGTGGCAATGAACGCTACAAAGCCGTTCCGCGGTTTAGTGGCTTGGTCCATGTTTCTCCTCCCAGGCTGGTATGGACAATGATACCTTTGGGCCGAGAGGCGGCCGACCGACTGCGGGATCGAGAAGAATGAGCACCGCCGCATTGGTCCATCCGAAACCGATTTGATTTTTGCTATAGCCAAACCGTATGCCCCGTGCGACAGCGGACTCCCTTGCAACAAGGTCGTATTTTTCGAAAATTGTGCCGTGTTCGCCAAACTCCTTGACCACAACGTCGACAAAGGCACGGGCTACCTGATTGGCATCCTTGTCGTAGCCATATCGGCGTAGACCGAGCACGGCCATTTGCTCCAAGTTGCCCCATCCAAACGGAGCATCCCACTGATTGCCTGTTCGCTTGGCGCTCGTCATCAAACCGCCGGGTGCGCCGAACACACTCAAATTATCCACCAGACGCTTAGCCTGGCTGGCCGTGGCGATGCCAGCCCACATCGGCCAGTATGTAACGACAAACGGATAGTCGCGTCGCTTGCGGGTCACGAAGTTGTAATCGAGGAAAAGCCCAGCTTTTTCGTCCCACATGGTGCGTTGGATGGCTGCCTTTCGCTTTTCGCTGCGGCGAGTCCAGGTGCGTGCGGTTCGCGTATCTCCAAAATGCGCATAAACCCACGCAATGTCCTGCTCCATCACGTAGAGCAACGTGTTCAGGCACACTGGATTGTGATCGATCACCCCAAGATTGAAAGGGCCGAACCGTTCCGAGGGATCAAAGCCAGATTCACGCATCGATCGATCCGCCGTGAAAAACTCCATCGTCAACTCATCGTCTTTTTCACGGTAAAAACGTCCGGCCCGATATTCCTTGCCGTCTCCGGCGCGGAAAGCCGCTTTGACGCGGTCGTAATGTGAGAGGCCGTGTTCATCGACCTCGTCTGCCAATACCTCTGGCGCAGGTCCCGAACCTCCCGCATAATAACGCGATAGGCCTGTGGAGGGCGTATACTTTGGCGGCGCCATCCACAAAGCATAGTAGCGTTCCAGGAGTGGTAGAGCGCGCTTCAGCCACCCCTCGTCGGGCACTCGTTCGAACACTTCCAGCACCATGCGCGACAAAAATGGCGGCTGCGAGCGCTCAAGAAAATACGTGCGATTGGCGTTGAGAACCTTGCCGTAATATTGAACCTGGTAGAGAGCATTGTCGGTCATGGCTTTCGCGAGTGCCACCTGGCTTGGCGTGCCGCTCTTCAGCAAACCAGTCAGCGTGAAATAGCTATCCCAGCCATACATCTCATTAAAACGCCCCCCCGGAACCACATATGGATAGGGAAGGTAGAGTAGGCCTTGTGTTGTTATGTCTGAATACTTCTCAGGTAGGATGTCGATGTATACGTCACTGGCGTGGTGGCGTTTGAGCAACAGCTCGAGTTTGGGCTTCAGATGCGCCACATCGTCTTTCCTTGGAATGTAGATGGGCCAGCGTGTCTGATGATGGAATTTCGGATCTCGCGCGGCTTTCGGGAGGTCATTTAGATCCCGGCTCAAGGCGCCCCATGCACTATCGATATAATGAAGTACTCGCTCAAGACGGCGTGTGGGTCTGCTCGATGGAGCCGCGGCGGAGGTTTGAGGATGGCTCGCCTGAACTGTACTTGAAGGGGCAACGCCGTTGGCGCAACTCAAAACCAGGACGAGAGCAACCAACCCTGCCGCGTGAGCGGATCTAAACTGACAAAAGTTCATCTTGGCGTTCCGAAATAGCTCGGAACCCTAAATCAAGGCGTTCCCATGATGCAAGCCATTGCGGCGCTTCAGCGTGTTTTGTCTTAGCTTTCCTTTCTGGTGGTTGCTAGCCAAAAAAGTTCAGATAGCCTGTGATAATCAGTGAGTTAATAAAGTCGATTAAAAAAGCTCCGACCAAGGGAATGATCAAAAAAGCGCGGGGGGCGGCGCCATACTTTTCAACCAGAGTTTTCATATTGGCCACCGCGGCGGGCGTAGCACCCAGCCCAAAGCCACAATGGCCTGCCGACATCACGGCCGCGTCGTAATCCTGTCCCATGACACGATAGGTCACAAAATATGCGAATGCTGCCATCATGATCACTTGAAGTGCCAGGATCACAATCATAGAGCCGGCGGTATTGGCGAGCTCGATGAGATTGAGCGCCATCATGGCCATCGACAAGAAGATACCCAGAAAAACGGATCCCCAAAGATCGATGATGCGCGTGTTGATCCATTTAATTCCAGTGGCGTAACATATGTTGCGAATCGCCACGCCGACGAGCATGGCTCCGATGTAAACCGGAAATGTGAGATTGAGTTGGGTCATGCCAAAACTCACCCACGCCCCAAGCTTGATGCAAAGCGCGATGATCAGTAAGTGTGCGATGGTGGGACGCACCTCCCTGCCGAGTGCTTTGATGTCGCCGATCAGTCCGGAGGGCGCGACTTCCACAACCCCGCCATCCGGCGGGTGAGTATTGGTGGGCTCAGTACTGCGGAGTTCATGCACCCTCATCAAGCGCCCACCTACTGGTCCTCCCAGTAGACCGGCCGCCACCAGTCCAAATGTGGCCGACGCAATGCCCACGACAGCTGCGGAGGGGTAACCCGCCGCGACAATAACATCCGAAAACCCTATGGCGGTGCCATGTCCCCCGGTTAAACTGATACTTCCGCACAGTAGCCCGAGCAGCGGGGATTCCCCAAGCAGGGTCGCGACAGTCATACCGAGAGCGTTCTGCAAAATTGCGAGCAGCCCGGATATCGCACAAAAAAGAGGCAACTGCCAGCTGGCGCGTTTGACCAGTCCCCAACTTGCATTGAGGCCGATGCATACGAAGAACGCGACCAGGAATGGCCGGATGACATCAACCATGGGTCTTTGGGCCGCTTCGATCTCAGTGAGCACAAGCCAGTTCCACCAAGTTTCATCGACTCTTTGCTCAAGGGTAACGGCCACGCCTGCGAGATTGGCGAACAAAATCAGTACACACACTGAAAGGCCGCCCGCGACGGGCGCGGGGATGTTAAATCGCGACAAAACACCGATATGGCGCACAAGTGCCTCGCCGAGGAGGAGCACAGGAACGGCAAGAAGAAGCAAAATCCATGGGGAAATTGTCATTGCCGCGCCCACTATAGGGGGCAATGGTGGGCAGGTAAAGCGCTCGTATGTCCGGCGGTGAAGACAGTCGGGGCGACTGGATTCGAACCAGCGACCCCTAGACCCCCAGTCTAGTGCGCTAACCAAGCTGCGCTACGCCCCGAATCCTACCTTCTAAAGAAGGCGGGAACGCATCATACCGCAATCACTCTAGCGAGACAACACACCGTGCGCCTATTTCCGCACCGCCGCGCTGTTCTCCCTGGTATTTTCGTGCCGAGGGCATAGCGCCGGTCCTTGGCTGGCTCTAGTCCGTGCTTCGCACACTTACTTTGATGAGCATTCTCCTAATGTGTCCACGCTCGTGCCCGCGGCTTGCGCGGAGCAAGGATTGAGATAGCTTTCACCATCGCAGCCGCAAACAGAATTGCGCTCTAATGTACACGCCTCTGGACGTGGCGCGCAGGTGCCTGGCATCGCGCAGCCCCCTGGGCTTCGGTTGCAAAACTCGTTCTCTTTGCAGACGGTGCCGGTTGGTTCGCACGCACGTAAACTTTCTGGGGGCGTGGATTCATTATCCGCGCAAAAGCGCGAGACAAGAAAAAATCAGTATCGATCAATGGAAGCGTATTTTCACGACTTGTTGCGCTAAGCCTGACGGCTCGGGTTGGATGCTTGTGCACTCACCACGGCATCGGGAGATTGCACATTCCACCCATAGCCTATCTGCTGCTCAATCAGCTTCTCAGTACCCGGCCCCACAAGGCCATCTACCGAATAATTGAACAAGGCCTGTAACTTACGAACTGCACCATCCGTACGTTTGCCAAAATCTCCGTCTACCTCCACCTCAAAGCCAAGCTTAACCAACTTGTCTTGAAGCTCGCGAACTTGCTGACCCTTTGATCCTTGTTTTAACATGGCACCTCCTGTGAATTTCACTATTACATCACAGCACTTTATGCAATGGGCTGCATTCCAAAGACACGCTGGGATGCCCTTATTCCCGCTGTTACAATAAGCCTGGTGGTTTTTAGCGCGTGCGCTATCCTCGTCGAACATAAGCCGAACCCATCGACTCTATGAGCCACGCAAATTTTCCACAGCCCACAGCCATCCTCAAAAACCCTGCATACGATGCCGATCTTGTTTACCCCGAAGCACTGCAATCGGTCCTCAACCTCGAGCGTGCTCGCCAGAGTCTAACGGAAATCCAAAGCTGGCCTGGGTATCAGGTCACTCCGCTGCAGAGCTTAGCCGGGATCGCGCATGCCCTAGGCGTTGCCGACGTCTATTACAAGGACGAAGGCGGGCGCTTCGGCATAGGTAGTTTCAAAGCTTTGGGGGGAGCCTACGCAGTCTTGCGCACGCTCAAAAAACATATCAAAGAAACGACCGGCACATCGCCCAGCACCGAGGACATCCTAGCTGGTGTGTATCGAAACCTGGCTGCGCAGCTTACTGTCACCACAGCAACCGACGGCAACCACGGTCGTTCAGTGGCGTGGGGCGCGCGACTATTTGGCTGCGCGTGTACCGTATTCATTCACCGCACCGTCAGTGAAGGCCGCAAGCACGCCATTGAGCATTATGGCGCTCACGTGGTGCGCACCGACGGCAATTACGACGACGCTGTGAGGCAAGCCGATGAGAGTGCACGGCTCAACGGCTGGGCGTTGATTTCTGACACCTCGTACGAGGGCTATGATGATATCCCCAAGGACGTCATGCAGGGCTATACGGTGATGGTCCAGGAAGTGATCGACCAGCTCCCCGATTCTCATTGGCCGAGCCATGTCTTTGTACAAGGCGGGGTGGGTGCGTTGGCGGCGGCGGTATGCGCCCATATTTGGGAGAGCAGGCCACTTCAGCGCCCTCGCTTCGTGGTGGTTGAGCCCGACCGGGCCGCCTGTTTGTACGAGAGCGCCAAACATGGAAAGCCCGTCGTGATTCACGGCGAGCTCGATACCATGATGGCGGGTCTGGCCTGTGGCGAGATTTCAAAGCTGGCGTGGATGATTCTCGAAAAAGGCGCGCGCGACTTTGTCACCCTTCCCGACGAAGCAGCCATCGAGGCCATGCGCTGCTTAGCGCGGGGCGCGTTTGGAGATGCACCGATCGTGGCTGGCGAGTCGGCAGTGGCAGGCCTTGCGGTATTGCTGGCGGCGATCTCACAGCCCCCTTTGAGGCACACGCTTGGTCTCACAGCGGATAGCCGGGTGCTTCTTTTCGGGACCGAAGGCGCAACCGATCCTGCACTGTACGAACGGATCGTCTCTGTACAAAGCTCGAGGCTCGAAGGAGACTCGCATCCGTGCCCGGCATGAGAAAGGCCTCCACATCTCTTGCTGCGGCCTCGGTAGTTTACGGCGCCAGTTGTCTTCAGCAACGTATTGGCTCACTCGTTGATTTCTAACCTATCATATGTCAGGTAATCTGGGGGGAAGACGCTGTCTCCAAAGCTTTGCAATTGGTCCTACGACTCGGCGTCAAGGTTTTACCGCTTTCCGAGACGGCTCTGCTGCGCTCCGCTGACTGGGCCCACAAAGGTCTGAGCGGTTATGATGCAACATGCATTGCGCTTGCGGAGTCGCTGAATGCAAAATGGCTGACTGCCGATGTCGTGGCGGTCCGAAAAGCAGGTCGCAAAGTATCCCAGGGTCTAACTGACGGCTGTGACATCTGTAATCGGCCCTGCACGCCAACTTAAGATTGCCAAGAACCGTAACCCGCCGAGCTTTGGCATCGGCAGCGTATGCGGGCACCGATCTCCGACTAGGGCACCTAGACGGCATTCAGCTTCGCGGCATGCTACGGGTCGATATTTTATTGGCCGTTACGCTCACGGTGCTTGCACCCAGGCCAGCAGCAGGGCCGACGCTGGCCTTCCTCCAGTTCCTCTTGGGTCCTACGGATACGGCGCTCTCTAGTCATGGTTTGCTTTGCGTCCTCGACCCAGCAGATGAACTCATTGCGCGCCAGCGGCGTAATGTCTCTCCAGGCCGCCAGTGCGGTGGAGCTCGACAATAGCGCCTTACGCAGATCGAGGGGCAGCTTATGCACCACCCCGCCTGGTACTCGATTGCTCGTCACAGAGATTGGAGTTTGAAACGAAGTGCCTTTGGCGGTCAAGCCTCCCGACACCGCCTAGAACGGCGGCGGCCCGATTTCGATGAGGCGCGCCGCCAGGCGGCGAGCAGGGTGTTTTTCGAAAAAATACGTACTCTTTTGTATTCCACACCACCAGCATGGCGAGTACGCGTGGGTGATGTGAAACGTTGACCCTCCTTACGAACCTCTACAAGTACCGCGTGGGCACGTATCGGATAATTTATCAGTGCTAACGAAACCAGCTCCTGGTGACCTGGATATCGGGTGGTTTCTCGCAGGCGCTCGCGGCATGTGTCAGCAAGAGATTTCGATTGCGCGGGAGGGCAGCTGTGCTACAGCGCATGCTCGAATGGGATCTCGAATCGTTTTTGCTCTCGCGTGTATGATACTGACTCAGGCGGCGTGCCAGCCCCAGGGCCAAAAGTCGGCTGCCGCCCCTGCGCTTGGCCGAGCGGGCGCAGCTCAGACCGAGAGCTACATCGACCATCTTCAGCTTGAGATCGTGCCGCTCGAGCGGGTGATACCGCACGAGTACATCGATCCGGTCAGAGTGGACGATCTTGCAAAGTTCACTCAGTCCCATCAGCTTGTCGCCAATCCCATCATCGCTGCGCGCTCGGGGGACAACTACGTCGTCATGGATGGCGCAACACGCACCGCCGCATTGAAAAGCATTCATGCCTCGTACGGCATCGTCCAAGTTGTCAGAGAAGATACCGGCTTTTCCCTTGGTACCTGGTATCACGCCATTCCATCATTCCCTGAGGACACGCTGGTGCGGCTCCTTGACGGGCTACCTTTGCTCAGAATCGAAGAGCTGCTGCTCTTGCCACCCAAAGATGAGCGATTTATTGGCACAGACATCGCGTATGTGGAGATGGCGAACGGCCGAGTGCTGGTCGTTCATCCCCGTCCGGGCGTCGAGGCGCTGGATGCCCTCAATCAGTTTACCGGCGCCTATACGGAGGCGGTCGGTGCGGGAGGTACATCGAAGGTACAAAGGACCCGCGCTGAGACACTGGAGGAAGCGCAGCAGCAGTTTGGGGCGGTGATGAAGGTGAGCGCACTGGTCATCTACCCGTCTTTGACACTGAACGATGTGACAGCTGTGGTCGACTCGGGGTCTTTCGTGCCGGCGGGGATCACGCGTTCCATTGTCAATGGCCGCTTGCTGAACTTGTCTGTGCCGCTTGAGTGGCTTAGCGGCGGAGATATTGCCACTCGCAACCAAGAGCTTCTAGCCTTGGTTGCTAACAAAAAGGCCCGAGGCGAATACTTTGAGCTGCCTGCGGGAACGACTGTGTGCGAGGAGAATGGTCCAAGACCTTATGCTGAAGCGCTTATAGTCTTACAGCCATTCAACCTACGGTATTTCCCAACGGGGACGGGGGATTGTGAGCCGGACGGCATCTATGACTAGCTGCCAAGCGTGTCCGAGCGCCGTGACGCGTCGCCTGCTTCACGGCTGCGCGCTCTTAATCGGTGCCGTGACGATGAGCTGCGCTCTTGCTGCGCGAGACACCCTTCCTGCGCAAAAGGGGGCGCAAACCGCAGCGGTGACGGTGCGCGTCGCGCGCGCCACTGTATTTTATACGCTTGAGCCAGTTTCTTCACGGCTGATTCAGGTTGATCCTGATGACATCAAGCTGTTGGCTTATTATCAAGATGGCGAGGGCTATCGATTTAACCTGATGGGTCACGATGAACACGCGCGCTGGGCAAGGATAAAAAAGGGTAGCGATGAATATTTCGTGAGAGCGCGCGACGTCCTCGATACACTGGCGGATTTGCAAGGCGGGCCGTTCGCGGGATTTCAGGCGCTAGAGAACACCTATGCGTGTCCGATAGTCTCAGTCGGCCAAGGCGGTCGGCTTGAGCCAACAGGCGAGTCATTGGACTCAGGCACGAGAGTTTCTGTGCGCCTCGATGCCGCTTCGTCTTTTGCCCAAAAGGGTGCGTTTAGCTGGGTTTCTCGCCACTGCGCTAGCTACGTTCGTCCTTTAGACGTAGCCTTCAGTACGCCAAATGACGCAGCTCACGCCGGCAATTTGTCAGATGTCGTGCCGAGCCTTCCCAACTTTGGGGCATTTCGACAAATGGCCATGGACCATTGGGCGCAGAACCATAATACGTGGTCCGCGGAAAACCAGCGCTGTTACTGTGCGGCGCACATGGTGGGATGTGCTGATCCTAACGGAAGCAGCGGCGACCTCTCCGTTTCAGATGCCGTTCCCGTTTCCGCGGGGATCGTAGAGGGATGTACCGTTGATGCCTGCAATCAGGCATGCCAAACCGCCAAACGCCAGCTGTGGGACAACTATAACCAAAGTTATGCCGAGCACACGTTGCCGGACGTGGGTTGCGATCCGCAACATGGTGTGGAATTTCAAGTGCTTCCGATGGGGAGCGTGTCGGAGTCAGAAAGAGGAGATTTGGCTTCCGGCACCATCTTAGGCAAAAACCAGCCTTGGACAGACAACGGCTCACTTTGGGCGAAATAAGGGGGTCTAGGATTCGGGCGCGAGCGCGGTGCTGGTCTTACAGCGGTGCGTAGTGCTCTCTCGTAAGCGTCGCTGACGCGCCTCAAGCAACTCCAACGTGGGTGCCGCAGGCGGGGCAAGCCGGCCGGGTTTGCCCTCGCCGCGAGGCACATAGAAGAAACTTGGATCATCGACGATGTCATACAGTTCTTCACCGCGAGCCAAGTAAACGCAGTTGCGACGCATCAACTCGGCATAGATCATGCGAAACCCATCCACGCTCCAGGCGTGCGTATCGTGTAGCAAAATGATGCCACCGCTGTGACCGTCCTCGCGTTCACGGCGATCGAACACCTTCTTCCATGTGGCAAAGACTTCTTCCGCGGTGTCAACTTGTACATCGCCTGCCCCAAGATTCCACAGCACGGTCGTATAGCCGTGCTCGGCGAGCATGTCGTCAATGCGTTGTGAACGGGCGCCTCCTGGGGGCCTAAAAAGCCACGGACGGTCGCCAAAGGTGGCTTCAAACACCTGCTGGGCTCCCACTATCTGCTCAAAGGCATCAGCACTGTTTAGCAATGGCAATTGCTCATGATCCAACCCATGGCTGCCGATGATGTGGCCCCGTCGCATGATATCGATAGCCACCTCCGCCTGAGCTCGCTGCGCCGGCGTATCACCGCGGATGCGCCACGCGGAGAGAAAGAACACAGCTTTGATACCCGCTTCGTCGAGCGCGTCCAGCAAGCGCGGCGTGGAGGGCTTGGCTGGGCCGTCATCAAAGGTAAAAAGAATCAAGCGATTGAGGGTGGCTCCCGAAATCACCATGCCGTTGGAGAAGCGCTTGCCCAAGGCCTGTGAAAGACTGATGGGCTCAAGCGGCATTGCCGGGTGCCCGAGTCCGCTTGGAGCAGGCTTTTCGCCCATCGCAGATAGGGAGCCAGAAAGAGGGCGCCGCGTCCCAAAAAGCGCACCCACACCTTCTGCCTTCAGACTCAGATGGGCCAAGGCGATGCCGCAGGCCAGGGCACCGGCGGCCGCAAACAGTCGTTTGGCCAAAACCGCTTCTCTCATACCCCTTGGAGGGTATCTGCCGCAGTTCCGAGGGTCTAATAAAGCGAAGCGGCCCCCCCCCATAGATTCCCGTCAAATCCTCTCCGTCAGTCTGGAGCCGGAGGACGCATTGCGTTATATCCGCGGCGTGCTCAGCGTTCACAATCTCAGCAAGCAGTACGGGACGCACAACGCGGTGGTCAATGTGAACTTCCAGGTGGCCACGGGCGAAATTGTCGGCTTTCTAGGCCCCAACGGCGCCGGCAAAACCACAACGCTGCGCATGTTGACCGGCTATCTTGCGCCAAGCGGCGGGTCGATTGAAATCGACGGGCTCGATGTACTCAAAGATACACTTCGGGCCAAACGACGCATCGGCTATATGCCAGAGGGTGTTCCGGCTTATCGGGACATGCGGGTCGTTGAGTATTTGCGCTACCGTGCGGCTCTAAAAGGCGTGCGCCGAAAAGCCTGCGCATCCCACGTCGAGGACGCGATGCGCCTTTCAGAAATAAGCGAGGTCGGCCATCGCATTATTGGTCAACTCTCAAGAGGGTTTCGCCAACGTTTGGGCTTGGCGGATGCGCTGGTTGCCGATCCGCCATTCTTGGTCCTAGACGAACCCACTGCGGGTCTCGACCCCAACCAGATCCGCCACGTTCGTGCATTGGTGCGGCGACTGGCTGGCCGCAAGACCATCCTCATCTCTACCCACATTCTGCCCGAGGTAGAGGCCATGTGTGAACGAGTGTTGATCCTACACAAGGGGAAGTTGGTAGCGGAAGGACGCCCGGGTGCGCTCATTGGCGCGCAGAACACCGAACAGTTGCTGTTGATCGAGGCGCGAGGCAAACGTGCGGAGCTCGAGCCGCTCCTTTGGGGGATTGAAGGGGTTCGGCGTGTGCTGGATATCAACGAGCTCGCTTATAACGGCATCGTTCGTGCGCGCGTCGAAACCGATCCAAGTCCTCAGGTGGCTGAGCGCGTGTTTCAGGCTGCCGCCGATGCTGGCCTTGTGCTGAGGGAGTTGCGCAACGAATCGGCATCGCTGGAAGATGTCTTTGCAGAACTCACCACTGCGGATTCCACCGAAGAAGAACTGCCCGTCAAACTCGCCTCACGGGCTCAAGAGTTGGGCACACGCCCGACCGATCCTAGTGAGATCATCCAAGCACCCAGCGAGCCCTCCGAGGATGAATCATGAGAGCAGCCTGGCTCGTCGCCGGCCGGGAGCTCCGGGCGTTTTTTCTTTCGCCCGTGGCGTACACAGTCCTCACCGTGTGGCTGCTGTGGTGCGGTATGCATTTTTACGTACTTGCGGTCCACTTCTCCCAGTACGCTTTTGAGAGCCCGAGCATGCATCCGCTCAGCGCTTTCTTCGGCGGCACCACGCTCTTTTTTATGCCGCTGTTGGTGTTTGTTCCAGTGATGACCATGCGCCTGCTCGCAGAGGAGCGGCAAAGCGGTACCCTCGAAAGCCTGTTGACCGCTCCTTTGAGCGAGTGGGCGATCATACTGGGTAAGTACATTGCAGCACTCACGATGTGGGGGGTGATGTGGGTGCCCACGTTGCTGTACGTCTGGCTAGCTTCCGCGCACGGGTATGTGGATCCGGGCGAGGTGGCCGCAAGTTACGTGGGCGTTTTGGGTATCGGCATCTACTACATGGCGATCGGACTCATGATGAGCGCCGGTGCAAAGACGCAGATCGGCGCCGCGCTCTTGACCTTCATGGCATTGGGATTGCTGTTTGTCATCGGCATGGGAGAGTTCTTGTTTGACGATGAGTTGCGCCGAGAATTGTGCGCCTATATCAGCGTTTGGGGGCAGATGGACACCTTTTCCAAAGGCATCATCGACACCCGATATTTGGTGCTAAACTTTTCCCTCGCGGTTGTTTCTTTGGTGCTCGCCACCCATCGCCTCAGTCTCCGGAAGTGGTCGACATGACTGAGCCGGCAAGAGGACTTTCCGCCCCATGGTCAGCGAGCCGCTTTCGTCGCATTCATCATCTAAGCGCGCTCATCGTCGTCACGCTCGTGCTCGTGGTGTTTGGCTTGGTGAACTATCTGGCATTTCGACACTACAAACGGTGGGACTGGACCAGAGATCACCTCTATACACTCTCATCTCGCACGCATGCGGTGCTGCGCGGGCTTCACGAGCCGGTCAGCGTGTATGTGTTCCTTTCTGAGAGCGAGCCCACATTCAAGGAGATAAAGGCGCTACTCGATCGCTATCGGTACGCATCCAAATATGTGGCCGTGCATCTCGTTGACCCGGATAGGCGTCCGGCAGAGTTTGACATGCTTGCAAAACGCTTTGGCGTGATGGCCGGGCAGGTGCTGAGCACGGGCGAGCTCCGCGCGGATGCCGCGGCTGTCGTCGCCACCCCGGAACAGCGCTGGATCATCAAGCGAGACGATCTCGTGGGATACGCGGACGGAGAAAATGGGGATAATGCTGGCGATCAAATCGAAGTCGGGGCCGAACGTGCTCTCAGCGGGGCCATCATGCAGGTTACCGAGGGACATCCAACACGGGTGTGTCTCTCAGAGGGACACGGCGAGTGGGCGTTGGAGCCTCGGGAACAACGAAGCGTCTATCCCTTCAAGCAAGAATTGGAACGCGACAATATTGAGATGGTAGCGGTAACGATTCGCGGAAAAAGCGCGATATCCGCGGACTGTCAGGCACTTTTTGTCATAGGTCCCAATCGCACTTTTCAACCACAGGAGGCCGAAGCGGTCTCGGAATATCTCAGACAGGGCGGCAACGCGCTCTTTGCTCTAGACCCCATGATTGTGCGCGAGGAGCTTGTCCCGACAGGCTTGGAAACAGTGGCTGAACGTTTTGGCATACAAATCGAGAACAGCGTACTCGTCGAGAGGGATCCAAACCAATTGCCGCAATCGAGTGCCCTCGAACGGTTTTATGTCTCGGACTTCGGTGCTCATCCCACCACGCGAGCACTGACGACCGCTGAGATCCCTGCGGTGCTCCATCAGGCGCGCGTGGTCGAACCCATTCATGGAAGCGGCGCTCAGATGCTCTTACAGACGAGCGCGCAGGCTGTGGCGTTTTCCCGTGTTCGTGATCTGCAGGCGTCTCTCAAAAATGACACAGGATTGCCGGCAGACGTGCGCCACGGGCCGCTGTCCATCGCGGTCGCGGGCACAGAAAGCGCTGCCAAATCGGCTTCAGACAAGCTGCGCAACAAGTCTGTTGCCGGTCGTCTTGTCGTGGTTGGCGACAGTGATTGGCTGGCCATGACGTATCTCGAGGCGCCGGAGCTCGCAAACCTTTATCTCGCAAGTGCATGGACCGGCTGGCTGACGGAACGCGCAGCATTGATCTCCATTCCTCCTAAGCGCATCCGCCGAGGGGGCGTGAACTGGAGCGTCGAAGACCTCAACGATCTTTGGTGGCGCCTTGTGGTGTTGGTGCCGTTTGGCATGCTCCTTTTGGGCGCGGTGGTATGGTGGAGGCGAAAAGCATGAATTGGCGATGGATTGCGCCTCTCGGACTCCTGGCCATTGGACTTGGCGCTTACATCTTTCTCGTCGAGCATCGTACACTCTCGCGCACTGTGCTTGATGAGCGTAAGGGGGCGCTCTTGCCTGCCTTTGTCGTGGACAAGGTGAGCCGCATAGAAATCGCCCGTCACGGACAGCGGATTGCCTTTGTGAGAAAATTTTCCCCGAG is a window of Myxococcales bacterium DNA encoding:
- a CDS encoding ATP-binding cassette domain-containing protein; its protein translation is MLSVHNLSKQYGTHNAVVNVNFQVATGEIVGFLGPNGAGKTTTLRMLTGYLAPSGGSIEIDGLDVLKDTLRAKRRIGYMPEGVPAYRDMRVVEYLRYRAALKGVRRKACASHVEDAMRLSEISEVGHRIIGQLSRGFRQRLGLADALVADPPFLVLDEPTAGLDPNQIRHVRALVRRLAGRKTILISTHILPEVEAMCERVLILHKGKLVAEGRPGALIGAQNTEQLLLIEARGKRAELEPLLWGIEGVRRVLDINELAYNGIVRARVETDPSPQVAERVFQAAADAGLVLRELRNESASLEDVFAELTTADSTEEELPVKLASRAQELGTRPTDPSEIIQAPSEPSEDES
- a CDS encoding Gldg family protein — protein: MTEPARGLSAPWSASRFRRIHHLSALIVVTLVLVVFGLVNYLAFRHYKRWDWTRDHLYTLSSRTHAVLRGLHEPVSVYVFLSESEPTFKEIKALLDRYRYASKYVAVHLVDPDRRPAEFDMLAKRFGVMAGQVLSTGELRADAAAVVATPEQRWIIKRDDLVGYADGENGDNAGDQIEVGAERALSGAIMQVTEGHPTRVCLSEGHGEWALEPREQRSVYPFKQELERDNIEMVAVTIRGKSAISADCQALFVIGPNRTFQPQEAEAVSEYLRQGGNALFALDPMIVREELVPTGLETVAERFGIQIENSVLVERDPNQLPQSSALERFYVSDFGAHPTTRALTTAEIPAVLHQARVVEPIHGSGAQMLLQTSAQAVAFSRVRDLQASLKNDTGLPADVRHGPLSIAVAGTESAAKSASDKLRNKSVAGRLVVVGDSDWLAMTYLEAPELANLYLASAWTGWLTERAALISIPPKRIRRGGVNWSVEDLNDLWWRLVVLVPFGMLLLGAVVWWRRKA
- a CDS encoding ABC transporter permease subunit, with the translated sequence MRAAWLVAGRELRAFFLSPVAYTVLTVWLLWCGMHFYVLAVHFSQYAFESPSMHPLSAFFGGTTLFFMPLLVFVPVMTMRLLAEERQSGTLESLLTAPLSEWAIILGKYIAALTMWGVMWVPTLLYVWLASAHGYVDPGEVAASYVGVLGIGIYYMAIGLMMSAGAKTQIGAALLTFMALGLLFVIGMGEFLFDDELRRELCAYISVWGQMDTFSKGIIDTRYLVLNFSLAVVSLVLATHRLSLRKWST